The Ictidomys tridecemlineatus isolate mIctTri1 chromosome 1, mIctTri1.hap1, whole genome shotgun sequence DNA window CCTTCCACAACACCCCTCTCCATTTCTACAGCCACACAATGTCTTAAAAATCACTTAGATTGATTGCTCCTACTCTAATCggctttaaaaaattgttttacctTTGGTAAGGTCTACACTTTACCATACCTACTTTAGAATAATTTTGTGTACATCTCTGAAAATCTTGCCAAGgcctaaaattactttttaaatataatatctaTAACTCAATTCAACTCCAAATTATTTACTAAAAGTACCCTCAAATTTCAGTTTGCTTTTATGTAAGTTTCATTTTTCCTAAATGTTAACCtgcactcactcattcattcactcaaccaTATAGATCattttgaaggaaaaatcaaaatgCATGCTTACTCTCCTCAATGAATGCAAGGTTTGGGACTTGGTGCTAACTGAGGaatttgtctttaaaatgaaatgttatttcCAATGTACATATCTATTGGGTTGTAAAACTTAACATCCAAAGTCAATCTTGATTTATACTTGGAGTTGGAGTGCTGAGCAGGGACACACGTGGGCTGAATCACTTGCGTTCACATTGACCAGGTATAGGGAAGCCTCCGCGTGGGTAAAGAAGCGGGTCTGTGAGCCAGTGTCCACATCGttgctgcttctcttctgcaacctctgctgtgtcTTTTAGAGGTAAAGGTGAGCAGCCAAGAGctcttccttcattcattcatgcatttataCACTTAATGTTTGTCTAGTGCCCCCATCAGGCCAGGCATGGAGGCAGGGGTAAAGGGACACTGTGACAAAGCCGGCCATACTAGAAAACCAGCAGCACCAGGAGTGGCTGCCACAGTGCCTCAAGGGGACTCCCAGGACAAAGCGTcttacaggaggctgaggcctgcGGAGGCACAAACACAGGAGAGAGCTCGGCTACAGGCAGAAGGGTGAGTTAGTGGCCAGGCTGCCCAGGGCAGAGTGCAGGAGGCAGCAGCCCCAGAGCTGATGGTTGCCCAGGCTCTGAAGGGCTTCAAAGCTGTGAGCCAAGGGAAGCCCCAGCAACGTGTTGGCTCCAGGGAGTAAGACCTCCTTAGGAACAGgtagaacagaatagaaacaGGAAGACCTGGAATTAGAGACCTGGGCCAGGCCCTAAGGTGCCTCCCACTGTGAGGGCCTTTAAGCAGGATGGCATTTGCAAAGCTCCAGTCCTCTCGCTGCAGGAAAGACAGGTCAGAGTGGGCTGTTTCTGGAAGAAGTGCAGGACCCAAAAGGTACTGAGTTCCTGCCTGGAGAGGagggatgagaggggaggggcctgggtgACCTGGAGTCCTGCCAGCAGGCAAGGCCCAACCCTTCTCCTTCTCTGGCTTCTCTAATCTTTTCCTTCCCAGTCTTTTGCTCTGCCCTTCTCCAGCTTTTACCCATCTTCCTGATCTCCTGAAGCTCCTTTCTCTAATCTTGACTTGAATTTTCTAAACTATGCTCCCTGGTGCACTGTGATAGGAAGAGAACTGTGTAAAGGTAAAAGTGCCACTTCCCACAGAGATGTACATGTGACCTGCTTGCAGTCATGCTGTGTCCAGCAGGGTCCCTAACCTCAAGAGCCCCTGGTGTGCACTGCCCTCAGCAGAGGaagggccaggccctgggcttcCATAAGGAGAGCATTCTGCCCAGGACTCCTGTCTCCCTatggagcctggcacagtggcaaaGACACACACGCAAATGACTATCAGTTTGAATTTAAACTGCAAACCCAAgacatcttctatttcttctttcttaatgGTGGAGAAATGCagaaaagagatgaagaatgacaatttttaagaaagtgattttttaaagtaaattattcCAAAATGAGCACATTATACTTCTAGGAGCATGATGCTTCTTTTAAAGACTGGTGcttagttttaaatttcatttccaaaaaataaacttaaactAGCTCACAGGAGAATCTCATTCAACTGTTATTCCAAGTTCataattgttaacattttgcAATACTCACTTCAGatacatttttgagaaaaaggatatTGCTAACAGAGCTGAAGTCCCCATCCCTTATTCAAAGGTATCTAGCATCTGAAATGGGACGGAGACTCTCCTTCTAGAGCCTCCGCCCACCTTGCTCCCCAAAACACAaaatattgcttttgtttttaaatttcatcatcaGTATCATCTTGATTGTATCCTCTGTCCCCTAGATTTCTACTTTGGGGATTTATTTATGTTGATATGAGGGATTTAATTCCCTTGGACCCTGGCAAATATTCAGTGCCATAAAGTAAACCTCTAACCCTTTACCCAGGCCTCCAGGATTGCCAGGAAGGAGGTTTGCAGTCTTAGGCTACTGCAAACAACGCCTCAAGATCATCTCATCCTCCTCTTCCCAGCAAATAAGTGACATTTTTCTCAGCAGTGGACTATAAGACAGAGAGCTGGGGGGCAAGGGGCTCACCTCCTGTTCTTTGATGTCTGAGCCAACGCCTCCCGAACTTGTCTGCAGCAATTTCACCCAGGGCAGCCTGGAGAGTTCCAGTTCCCTGTCCTAGTCTGGGGGGCCTCGGTGGAGGTTCTAGTGAATGAAGCACCTTTGCAGACCCCTCAGAGAGAAGGTCCCTTCACGTCCCTGGCCCATTTTCCCTCCAGGGCCTTGCTTTCACCATTGACATGAGTTCCTGATTCTGCACGGCAACCTCTCATTTATGTTACAATCactttcctccttcttccctcagTGTTAGTGTTGTTTAGTCTTACTGAAGTTTTCACTTTTAATGCAAATATATCCACTTTTGCATTCCCTGAGtcttttaagaagaaaagaaaaaaatcctcctgcccctgcctgcaCAATCCCAAATGTGTAAGAGTGTGCAGGGGATTTTGGCAGGAGAGTGAGCATGTGCACGACCACAGCCTCGGGATTCCAGATCCCAGCGAATAGGTACACAACCCGACTGAGAGGTGGCAAAGGGACATTAACAGGCCCCGGACAACGCTCTGTAGGGCCTTGACTACTGTATAACGGTACTGTAAGAAGACTCAAGGGAATCTTCCCCCTCCTCCGATATTCTGCTTCCCGAGAGGAGAGGACTCGTACCTCCTCACGCCAGTTGAGTTGACTTCTGCTGTCGCCTCAGCCTCGGGGCGCTCCGGCCCGCGCCCAGCACGGCCAGCGCGGAGGTGCGCTCTGGTGTCTGCTCCGAGGAATGCCCAGCCGCCGGGAGCGGCTGGAGGGGACTGGGAGCTAAGTTCTTCTGCAGCCTGTCTGGAAGAAACActctaagaaaacaaaacaacaaaatcttGACAACTCCCCTTGCCCAGGGCAGCTTTGGCGAGCCGTGCGGTGCGTGGCGGCTACCCGCGTCTGCAAGCGCCGGCTCCGGGCCTGCTCTGCGTGTCCAGGTGAGCCCGGCGGAGGCGCCCCAGCCGCTTAGCCTTCAAACAAGGCCCCAGGAAGAACTAAAGCCGGGCCTTCGCTGCTCCCGAACGCGCCTCCTTGAATTCTGATGCCTTGAAGCAACTCGAGTCTGTCCATGTCCAAGAAGTGACCCTTTGCCTGCCTTTATTGGCGTTCCAGGCTGCGGGCGCTGGGATCCCACCCGGCCCGGGCCGCTTCCGGGGCGCGCGGCGCGAGCGCAGCCAAAGACCTGGCGTCGCAGCAGCCAAAGACCTGGCGTCGCAGCAGCCAGCGGCCAGCGAGGCCAGGGGGACTTCAGCTGGAGCCTCGCGGATGCCTCCCTCGGGGCTTGGGTCCCCGCCCGCAGACGGGCGAGTCGTGCGGGAACCGAAAGGCAGCTGCAGAGTTGAGGGAGGTGGGGACGGCAGGAGAGCGGAGGACGAGGGGACACGCGAGAACAGCGAGGAGACTGGGGCAGGGACCAAGTCTGCCGGACGCTAGGAAATGGGGAAACGAGGCTACTCCAGATCCCCGCAGCACAGAAACTTCAGGAAGCGCGTCGGAGGCGGGGCATCTGCGGGAGAACTGGGACTTCTGCTGCCCACTAAAGGAATCCGGGAGGGACAGGTTAGCTGGGAGAAACTCGCAGTACTCTGGAGAGAAGATAGTTCCGTGAGGAAAGCAGTTTAACTGAATATGCTGCGCTTAGGAGGTacaacaaactaaaacaaaacaaaacgaattTCTCCTGCCTTTGGCCCTGGAATCCAGGCATCCCAGCACCCGGGGGGCCGCCTGGAGTCCCTTCCAGCGCTGCCCAGGGACCATCCAGACCTCTCAGGCCATTTAGATCTCTTCAGGAGGGGACCCGTGGCCCACGGGACAGGGGCGCTGGGGGTCTTTCACCTCCCAGCGTTTCTGCCCCTTGCTCCCTTGCCAGGGAAGCGCTTCAGCTATGAGCGCACATTTGGAAACCTAGGAATACGGATGCATCCGAAATTCAATTGAACATCCTCACAGGAGGCTTGGGCTGTAACTGAAGCTGGATACCAAACCACGTTGCATCTGAACTTAGATTTTGCACGGTTTATAACGACGTTATTTcagatttcaaaaaagaaaaagaagaagacctAGGAGGGgtagaaggaggagagagagaagaaagagaaagaggaaattgcAAAGCTATACGTCTCCCTCTTTTTTGTTTCGTGTTGTCTCTCCCTCCGTGCACACGCCAGGAAATCCTGGAGCAGAGGATCATGGGTTATGAGTAAATACATTGACACATTGAaaccatttgcattttaaatgtttcttcattaAACAGAACACATGTAAAATGTGGGTGTTTAATCTTAAATTGCACCTCAAAATTACACACACCAAAATGGTAGCTATTTATCCACAAACTCTTGAAAACTCTAGAAAACCAAAGtaataaaacaatgagaaatggTACAGGCGGCGTAAGTTTTATTGAAATGTCCTTGTGTCGTTTGCCTTAATTCCCGAATAAAACCGGTGCTGAAGAGGCAGGTCGAGACAGGAGCAGGGGCTTACGCTGCTCGTCAGTGGCGCGGGGGCAGCGCCGGGGCCACCGCTGCTGAGCCAAGGCGGGCAGTCGCGGGCCACAGCGCCCCCTCGCCGCCCGCCGCGCGACTCCGGAACCACGTCGCCGCCTCCTCTGCCTCCCGCAGAGCCCCAGGATTCCACAGGgtctggccagggctggggcctaCGAAGCCATTAGCGTTTCCCCAAGAccctcaaacccagggcttcgtaTCCGGCCCTTCTTAGCGCTTGGCCTCGCATGGAAAACTGGCTCGCTGAAACTGGACATCCACACCGACGTGTCCAAAATGCCTTGATCACTGTACAGACGAGAAACAGAAACACGATCCAGTTaacttcccacccccacccccaagttTTAGTGCACACTCGGGGAAAGAGGGAGGGTccacagcaaaatgaaactacTCATTGCTGGGTGATTGCTATTCGTTTCCCGCAGTGCCTGgccattttctttcattccagCTGAGGAGACCAGAAAGGCGGCCTGAGCCAAGTGCCCGCTCATCTACAGGCGACCTCACTCACGTGTCTGAACACGACTCGGCCAAGTGCAGCGTCCAGGGCGGTTTTGTGGAGGGGTGGctagaaggccctggaggaatCCCTCTGCTCCCCTGGTGGCCTCCGATCTCCAGGGACCTGTCCTGCCACGTAGGGCCAAGAGATAGCAAGGGACACAGCACCCAGCCTGGACACTTGCAGCATTTTACTCAttgatgttttgtttgttttaaagaagcCTAAGTCAAGTTTAACCTAGACGCGGGAAAGTGATTTTTCAAAATCAGGGAGCTTTATTCCAAACAGTTTATATATCCTAATAACAATGAGGAGGTAAGTGTTAATGTCCCTGCGTAGGCATTTTAATTTGCTACAGTCACCACCAATAAAAATGGCATGTAGTATGATTCGACTGTTTAATAGTGCAAGGTAGACAGTTTTTATTAGTAACAGGCAGCAGTATGGAAAATTTAGATTTCAGTGGAGGAGCATAATTGCTGGGGGGAAATACACAGGAAGGAAAGCAGCCTTGTCAAGAGCAGCAGCATCGAGCCAGAGGGGAAGGTAAGCAGGCTTCCGGGATGTGCTCTGGCAAGAGGAGACCCTCCAAAGTCACGTGCACTTGTCTGGTTATATACTTAATTGATGTCAAAATCGAATCCTTCTACACATATGCTCCTGCTCCAAACTGgctgtttccccccccccccagtaacTTGCTGTTTTCTCTTCTGCCTCTGGCAGAGGTCAGGTGAGGGGGGGGTGTCAAAAAAAGGGGGATGAGTCCTGAGGCTAATGAAAACACAGCAGGAAACCAGTCTTTAGAAACCTAGATACTCCAGGCAAGTCATCCCCAGTGATAAAAattagaatcatttttttaaacataatctaATTGGAAACCAACCGGAATGGTTGCAATCTGATCTGTGGCTGTTTTTTATCCAACATGTGGGCATCTCATTTAGGAAGAAAGTCCCTCCCAGGAAGACCAAAAATGTCATACATTCCTTGATAGCATGCTCCTCCTGGCTGCCCTCCCTTCTGTAATAATTGATTGAAAGTATTTCCCTTGACCTGAATTAGGATGCCTCACGTGAGGTCACAGCAATATTGAAGTGCGACTGCTGAGCCCTTGCCAAGCCTGGGGTGTGTGGAAGGGGGAGTGTGTGCCCCTGCACCAGCCTGTTGAAATGTGTGGAGAGAGGGGTGGGCATGTGGTTTGTAGGGGAGGGACAAAGTGGGGAAAGGTGGGTGGAAAGGAAGACCGGTGGGGGACATATCTCTGGGGCCATTGAGGAGACAGGTGAAGACTCAGACTGCACCTACCAGGACAGACAGCTTGCCCCCTGGTCCTTGTCTAGCCCAACGCTGCAGTTTGCAGCTGGTTCCCTGGAACACAGGGAAAGACAATGCTGCTGTCTAAGTGTTCCTCATGCTTCCGGACCAGGTTGGCAGTCAGAAACCCAAGCATCAGAGCTGTAGCCTGGCCCCACACAGAGGTCCCAGACCGGCAGAGCAGTAGGAGACAGCAGAGGCCGACCGCCAGCCCCAGAGCTCTCCCTGTGGGCAGCTGCAGCGGCAGGCCTGCACTCAGGCCCAGGACTCAGCCACCGtactccttccctccacccaagTGGCTCCAAAGGAGGAGACACCTGTTGGTGGGCTCTCAGGCGGCAGCACAGCCGGCCCCTCTTGAAACTCCCTAGTGCCCCCCATTGGTAACCCCTAACCCCTCAGGCCTGGTCGGCAGACGCCCTCTTCTGCCAGTCCGGGTGAGGGAGGGGTGAAAGATCGTGACAGGGAAATAGGGATGGGGGTACTTCGGGTGCTGAATTCCCCAAGGCCATCGCTGACCGCCTAGCCTTCGGGCCCTCCAGGCACCTCCCGAGTAAAGCCGCAGGCCACCAGGGCTACCTTGTCGCCAACTGCGCTGTGCCACCAGCTGGCTCCCA harbors:
- the LOC120885587 gene encoding uncharacterized protein LOC120885587, with the translated sequence MASLLAVCPALLRHHHRLGLEMPGGHRVDAFFGIWGSRYWMNRLWHKRNLTAISGRDTWEPAGGTAQLATREPAANCSVGLDKDQGASCLSCDQGILDTSVWMSSFSEPVFHARPSAKKGRIRSPGFEGLGETLMAS